The proteins below are encoded in one region of Odocoileus virginianus isolate 20LAN1187 ecotype Illinois chromosome 18, Ovbor_1.2, whole genome shotgun sequence:
- the OR5AS1 gene encoding olfactory receptor 5AS1, giving the protein MLENNYTMPTEFLLVGFTDYLPLRVALFLVFLIVYTLTLVGNVGLIILVNINSSLQTPMYYFLSNLSFLDISYSTAITPKMLVNFLASKKSISLSGCALQMFSFGCFADAECLILAAMAYDRYAAICNPLLYSALVSRRVCVFCIVLAYFSGGVTSMVHVCLTFRLPFCGSNIINHFFCDIPPLLALSCTDTYINELLLFALCGFIQTSTFVVIFISYFCILLTVLSIRSSGGRSKTFSTCASHLIAITLFYGTLLFMYLRPTTSYSPDTDKVVAVFYTVVFPMFNPIIYSFRNKDVKYALRKLLDRNWSFK; this is encoded by the coding sequence ATGttggaaaataattataccaTGCCGACTGAGTTCCTACTTGTTGGATTCACAGATTATCTACCTCTCAGAGTTGCACTATTCTTGGTATTTCTCATAGTCTATACACTAACTCTGGTGGGAAATGTAGGTTTAATAATCCTAGTTAATATCAATTCAAGCCTTCAAACCCCCATGTATTATTTTCTCAGCAACCTGTCTTTCTTAGACATTAGCTACTCAACAGCAATCACTCCTAAAATGCTGGTAAATTTCTTAGCATCCAAGAAAAGCATTTCCCTCTCTGGCTGTGCACTACAGATGTTTTCCTTTGGATGTTTTGCTGATGCTGAATGCCTTATCCTGGCAGCAATGGCCTACGACCGCTATGCAGCCATCTGCAATCCACTGCTCTATTCTGCTCTTGTGTCTCGGAGagtctgtgtcttctgcattgtgttGGCCTACTTCAGTGGGGGTGTGACTTCAATGGTACACGTCTGTCTCACATTCAGGCTGCCATTTTGTGGCTCCAACATCATCAACCATTTTTTCTGTGACATCCCGCCTCTCCTGGCTTTATCCTGCACAGACACCTACATCAATGAACTTCTGCTCTTTGCCTTGTGtggcttcatccagaccagcactTTTGTGGTCATCTTTATCTCATACTTCTGTATCCTCCTCACTGTTTTGAGCATCAGGTCCTCAGGTGGAAGAAGCAAAACGTTCTCTACCTGTGCCTCCCATCTCATAGCAATCACTTTATTCTATGGAACACTTCTGTTTATGTACTTGCGTCCCACTACCAGCTACTCCCCAGACACTGACAAAGTAGTTGCAGTGTTTTATACAGTTGTCTTTCCCATGTTTAATCCAATAATCTACAGTTTCAGAAACAAGGATGTAAAATATGCCCTCAGAAAGCTATTGGACAGAAACTGGAGTTTCAAATGA